One genomic segment of Musa acuminata AAA Group cultivar baxijiao chromosome BXJ3-3, Cavendish_Baxijiao_AAA, whole genome shotgun sequence includes these proteins:
- the LOC103977420 gene encoding vacuolar cation/proton exchanger 3 isoform X1, translating into MMRPVDEKESFAMEVETIVDSSVSSVKRYPPEMPHNGPLSSVAYSWILWRILKRLSKSIKVVIFGTKINILLPFGPLSIVLHFLTENHGLVFFFSLIGITPLAERLGYATEQLAAYTGQTVGGLLNATFGNATEMIIAIYALKNGMIRVVQQSLLGSILSNMLLVLGCAFFAGGVVHSKKDQIFNKAGAVVNSGLLLMAVMGLMFPAVLHFTHSEVQYGKSEVALSRFSSCVMLIAYASYLVFQLKSHRNLYHPIEDEEGLNEADLDQDEPPELSQWEAISWLAILTLWISILSEYLVDAIEGASDALNLPMAFISVILLPIVGNAAEHASAIMFAMKNKLDITLGVAIGSSTQISMFVIPFSVVVGWLMKQQMDLNFQLFETATLFITVLVVAFMLQDGTANYFKGLMLILCYFIVAASFYFHTDPEEKDD; encoded by the exons ATG ATGAGACCTGTAGATGAAAAGGAAAGTTTTGCAATGGAGGTGGAGACAATTGTCGATTCATCAGTGTCCTCAGTGAAGAGATACCCTCCTGAGATGCCTCATAATGGTCCTCTTTCAAGTGTTGCCTATTCGTGGATCCTCTGGAGAATACTAAAAAGATTATCCAAAAGCATTAAAGTTGTTATATTTGGCACAAAAATTAACATTCTACTACCTTTTGGACCTCTTTCAATTGTTCTCCATTTTCTTACTGAAAATCAT GGACTAGTTTTCTTCTTCAGTTTGATAGGTATTACTCCTTTGGCCGAGCGTTTGGGATATGCAACAGA GCAGCTTGCTGCATACACTGGTCAAACAG TTGGAGGATTGCTAAATGCTACTTTTGGGAATGCAACAGAAATGATAATAGCTATATATGCATTAAAAAATGGAATGATTCGTGTTGTTCAACAATCATTGCTGGGCTCTATATTATCAAATATGCTACTAGTTTTAGGTTGTGCCTTTTTCGCGGGAGGGGTAGTCCATTCCaaaaaagatcaaatctttaACAAG GCTGGTGCTGTCGTGAACTCGGGATTGTTGTTGATGGCTGTTATGGGTTTAATGTTTCCTGCAGTCCTCCACTTTACACATTCTGAGGTGCAATATGGCAAGTCAGAGGTTGCCCTTTCAAGGTTTAGCAGTTGTGTCATGCTTATAGCTTATGCAAGCTACCTTGTTTttcaactcaagagtcataggaaTCTCTACCATCCAATTGAAGAT GAAGAGGGGCTCAATGAGGCTGATTTGGATCAAGATGAGCCTCCAGAATTAAGCCAATGGGAAGCAATATCATGGCTAGCAATTTTGACTCTTTGGATCTCCATTCTGTCTGAATACCTTGTTGATGCCATAGAG GGAGCTTCAGATGCGTTGAACCTGCCAATGGCCTTTATCAGTGTCATTTTGCTCCCAATTGTTGGGAATGCTGCTGAGCACGCTAGTGCAATTATGTTTGCCATGAAAAATAAGCTT GATATCACTTTGGGGGTTGCAATCGGATCATCTACTCAGATATCCATGTTTGtg ATTCCGTTCTCTGTGGTTGTTGGTTGGCTCATGAAGCAGCAAATGGACTTAAATTTTCAGTTATTTGAGACAGCAACTCTCTTTATAACAGTGTTGGTTGTGGCGTTCATGCTTCAG GATGGCACTGCAAACTATTTCAAGGGTTTAATGTTGATACTCTGCTACTTCATTGTCGCTGCAAGTTTCTACTTCCACACTGATCCTGAAGAAA AAGACGATTGA
- the LOC103977420 gene encoding vacuolar cation/proton exchanger 3 isoform X2 codes for MRPVDEKESFAMEVETIVDSSVSSVKRYPPEMPHNGPLSSVAYSWILWRILKRLSKSIKVVIFGTKINILLPFGPLSIVLHFLTENHGLVFFFSLIGITPLAERLGYATEQLAAYTGQTVGGLLNATFGNATEMIIAIYALKNGMIRVVQQSLLGSILSNMLLVLGCAFFAGGVVHSKKDQIFNKAGAVVNSGLLLMAVMGLMFPAVLHFTHSEVQYGKSEVALSRFSSCVMLIAYASYLVFQLKSHRNLYHPIEDEEGLNEADLDQDEPPELSQWEAISWLAILTLWISILSEYLVDAIEGASDALNLPMAFISVILLPIVGNAAEHASAIMFAMKNKLDITLGVAIGSSTQISMFVIPFSVVVGWLMKQQMDLNFQLFETATLFITVLVVAFMLQDGTANYFKGLMLILCYFIVAASFYFHTDPEEKDD; via the exons ATGAGACCTGTAGATGAAAAGGAAAGTTTTGCAATGGAGGTGGAGACAATTGTCGATTCATCAGTGTCCTCAGTGAAGAGATACCCTCCTGAGATGCCTCATAATGGTCCTCTTTCAAGTGTTGCCTATTCGTGGATCCTCTGGAGAATACTAAAAAGATTATCCAAAAGCATTAAAGTTGTTATATTTGGCACAAAAATTAACATTCTACTACCTTTTGGACCTCTTTCAATTGTTCTCCATTTTCTTACTGAAAATCAT GGACTAGTTTTCTTCTTCAGTTTGATAGGTATTACTCCTTTGGCCGAGCGTTTGGGATATGCAACAGA GCAGCTTGCTGCATACACTGGTCAAACAG TTGGAGGATTGCTAAATGCTACTTTTGGGAATGCAACAGAAATGATAATAGCTATATATGCATTAAAAAATGGAATGATTCGTGTTGTTCAACAATCATTGCTGGGCTCTATATTATCAAATATGCTACTAGTTTTAGGTTGTGCCTTTTTCGCGGGAGGGGTAGTCCATTCCaaaaaagatcaaatctttaACAAG GCTGGTGCTGTCGTGAACTCGGGATTGTTGTTGATGGCTGTTATGGGTTTAATGTTTCCTGCAGTCCTCCACTTTACACATTCTGAGGTGCAATATGGCAAGTCAGAGGTTGCCCTTTCAAGGTTTAGCAGTTGTGTCATGCTTATAGCTTATGCAAGCTACCTTGTTTttcaactcaagagtcataggaaTCTCTACCATCCAATTGAAGAT GAAGAGGGGCTCAATGAGGCTGATTTGGATCAAGATGAGCCTCCAGAATTAAGCCAATGGGAAGCAATATCATGGCTAGCAATTTTGACTCTTTGGATCTCCATTCTGTCTGAATACCTTGTTGATGCCATAGAG GGAGCTTCAGATGCGTTGAACCTGCCAATGGCCTTTATCAGTGTCATTTTGCTCCCAATTGTTGGGAATGCTGCTGAGCACGCTAGTGCAATTATGTTTGCCATGAAAAATAAGCTT GATATCACTTTGGGGGTTGCAATCGGATCATCTACTCAGATATCCATGTTTGtg ATTCCGTTCTCTGTGGTTGTTGGTTGGCTCATGAAGCAGCAAATGGACTTAAATTTTCAGTTATTTGAGACAGCAACTCTCTTTATAACAGTGTTGGTTGTGGCGTTCATGCTTCAG GATGGCACTGCAAACTATTTCAAGGGTTTAATGTTGATACTCTGCTACTTCATTGTCGCTGCAAGTTTCTACTTCCACACTGATCCTGAAGAAA AAGACGATTGA